One Rubritalea squalenifaciens DSM 18772 genomic region harbors:
- the sufD gene encoding Fe-S cluster assembly protein SufD produces the protein METLEIQSITNSRPSTLEGAPAWFTDAQAKAWETYSALPKPSRTDETWRFGDLKQLDFDAFAPAGFVDSDDIDMEISGLENTAAQFIFANDELVHAEAELPEGVICLPLADALNEHAELVEKYFMQGDTKLGSAKYAALHKAHLSNGLFVYVPKNVEVDLPIEVYHIVSGENAAIFPHTLVVTEDNAKVTVVDYFKTAGDKPALCIAMNDLIAGTGSNLNYSAIQDLNLASKIIQINNTKVEKDANAKGFILNVGAIWARNESLSTLSGAGAHSDMLSISIPAGEQKYDQRTFQDHSAAHTYSDLLYKNTLYGNAKTVFSGLISVEEGAHYTDAYQTCRNLLMDDTTEANSMPGLQINADQVKCSHGSTAAAISDEEIFYLKARGVQPKVARQLIARGFSVEVVERLENEELEALVLAYIDAKFKAVV, from the coding sequence ATGGAAACATTGGAAATTCAATCCATCACCAACTCCCGACCAAGCACACTCGAAGGAGCTCCCGCATGGTTCACCGACGCTCAGGCTAAGGCTTGGGAGACTTACAGCGCGCTGCCGAAACCATCTCGTACGGATGAAACTTGGCGCTTTGGTGATCTGAAGCAACTTGATTTCGACGCATTCGCCCCGGCCGGTTTCGTGGACTCTGACGATATCGACATGGAGATCTCTGGCCTGGAGAACACCGCCGCCCAGTTCATCTTCGCAAACGACGAGCTCGTTCACGCCGAGGCTGAACTTCCGGAAGGCGTGATCTGCCTCCCACTTGCGGACGCACTGAACGAGCACGCAGAGCTCGTTGAAAAATACTTCATGCAGGGTGACACCAAGCTTGGCTCCGCCAAGTACGCCGCCCTTCACAAGGCACACCTTAGCAATGGCCTCTTCGTCTACGTCCCTAAAAACGTGGAAGTCGACCTCCCGATCGAGGTGTACCACATCGTCTCTGGCGAGAACGCGGCTATTTTCCCGCACACTCTCGTGGTTACCGAAGACAACGCTAAAGTCACCGTGGTAGACTACTTCAAGACCGCAGGCGACAAGCCAGCCCTCTGCATCGCGATGAATGACCTCATCGCCGGCACCGGCTCGAATCTCAACTACTCCGCCATCCAGGATCTCAACCTTGCCTCCAAGATCATCCAGATCAACAACACCAAGGTAGAGAAAGACGCTAACGCCAAAGGATTCATCCTCAATGTCGGCGCCATCTGGGCACGCAACGAGTCCCTCTCCACCCTCAGTGGTGCGGGCGCACACTCAGACATGCTCTCCATCTCTATCCCGGCCGGCGAGCAGAAGTACGACCAGCGCACCTTCCAGGACCACTCCGCTGCGCACACCTACAGTGACCTCCTATACAAGAACACCCTCTACGGCAATGCCAAGACCGTGTTCTCCGGACTCATCTCCGTAGAAGAAGGCGCTCACTACACGGATGCCTACCAGACCTGCCGCAACCTCCTCATGGACGACACCACCGAGGCAAACTCCATGCCAGGACTGCAGATCAATGCCGACCAGGTCAAGTGCTCACACGGCTCCACCGCCGCCGCCATCAGCGACGAGGAGATCTTCTACCTGAAGGCCCGTGGTGTTCAGCCAAAGGTCGCCCGACAGCTCATTGCCCGCGGATTCTCCGTGGAGGTGGTCGAGCGTCTCGAGAACGAAGAACTCGAAGCTCTCGTCCTCGCCTACATCGACGCCAAATTCAAAGCCGTCGTCTAA
- a CDS encoding PEP-CTERM sorting domain-containing protein — MKSLYISAISALLLTPIGSAAVSYTMSLGTFYESDGTTSLQDNAVGLLFVNTDNSSTSSFGSALIGFDLSQTPQADSAVATPITVGGFELIAAFNGDSNGQFVGRAVDDILKDSGISNNDPLVFVFFESITSLSGTVGANENFGVLTGMTADQNLAPGGPAFEIPDTDGTFEILFGDSTVGGTTPQADFVADQVTAIPEPSSFALIGLGALATLFRRRR, encoded by the coding sequence ATGAAAAGCTTATATATATCGGCAATTTCAGCCTTACTATTGACTCCTATCGGCTCTGCCGCTGTCAGCTATACAATGTCACTCGGGACATTCTACGAAAGTGATGGGACCACTTCACTTCAGGATAATGCAGTAGGTCTACTTTTCGTTAACACTGACAACTCTTCTACCAGCTCTTTTGGATCTGCATTAATTGGTTTTGACCTCTCCCAAACACCTCAGGCCGATTCAGCTGTCGCTACACCTATAACCGTTGGAGGTTTTGAACTAATAGCAGCGTTCAATGGCGACTCGAACGGTCAATTTGTAGGACGCGCAGTTGATGACATCCTCAAAGACTCAGGTATTTCCAACAATGACCCACTCGTCTTTGTCTTCTTTGAGTCCATTACCTCACTATCAGGCACAGTCGGAGCAAATGAAAATTTTGGCGTCCTGACAGGAATGACAGCTGATCAGAACCTTGCTCCTGGTGGCCCTGCTTTTGAAATTCCAGACACTGATGGCACATTTGAAATATTATTTGGAGATTCGACCGTAGGAGGCACTACTCCCCAAGCTGATTTCGTGGCAGACCAAGTTACTGCCATCCCAGAACCATCCTCCTTCGCCCTGATCGGCCTTGGAGCGCTTGCGACACTCTTCCGTCGTCGCCGATAG
- a CDS encoding low molecular weight protein arginine phosphatase, with protein sequence MGKQKKVLFVCTGNTCRSPMAEGLFRKAVGGRGDYVVLGSAGVSAFDGDRISQDTQIELKKRGAEMKEFASRMVTEEMLKDATHVFAMTEAHLHMLVSAFPEYQDKCHLVCDFIEIDGQAGLDVPDPIGMGPRAYRAVGNVLEAAIPALIGFMDQPEGE encoded by the coding sequence ATGGGAAAGCAGAAGAAAGTCTTGTTTGTCTGTACGGGGAATACATGCCGTAGTCCAATGGCCGAAGGGCTGTTCCGTAAAGCCGTGGGCGGCCGTGGTGACTACGTGGTATTGGGCTCTGCAGGAGTGTCTGCTTTTGATGGTGACCGGATCAGCCAAGATACCCAGATCGAGCTGAAGAAGCGCGGTGCAGAGATGAAGGAGTTTGCCAGCCGCATGGTGACCGAAGAGATGCTCAAAGATGCCACCCATGTATTTGCCATGACGGAGGCTCATCTGCACATGCTGGTGAGTGCTTTCCCTGAATATCAGGATAAATGCCACTTGGTCTGTGACTTTATTGAGATCGATGGCCAGGCTGGGCTCGATGTGCCAGATCCGATCGGCATGGGGCCACGGGCTTATCGGGCTGTCGGTAATGTGCTCGAAGCGGCGATTCCGGCGCTGATTGGTTTCATGGATCAGCCCGAGGGGGAGTGA
- the nuoB gene encoding NADH-quinone oxidoreductase subunit NuoB codes for MVSVDPNSSDFAYDSKIEGNIIFTRVDAAINWMRKNSLWPMPMGLACCAIELMATASSRFDISRFGAEVMRFSPRQADVMIVAGTVTYKMALAVKRIWDQMPEPKWCIAMGACASSGGMYRSYATLQGIDRLIPVDVYISGCPPRPEALIEGLMKLQKKIEEEQSAKGLKSDPEEEKVRGLSI; via the coding sequence ATGGTTTCTGTAGATCCCAATAGTTCCGATTTCGCCTACGATTCTAAGATCGAGGGAAACATCATTTTCACTCGCGTAGACGCCGCCATCAACTGGATGCGTAAGAACTCACTCTGGCCGATGCCGATGGGGCTTGCATGCTGCGCGATCGAGCTGATGGCTACCGCTTCTTCACGATTCGATATTTCCCGCTTCGGTGCGGAGGTGATGCGTTTCTCACCACGTCAGGCAGATGTGATGATTGTGGCTGGAACAGTGACCTACAAGATGGCTCTCGCCGTGAAGCGAATCTGGGATCAGATGCCTGAGCCCAAGTGGTGCATCGCCATGGGTGCGTGTGCCTCATCTGGCGGTATGTACCGCAGCTATGCCACCCTTCAGGGGATTGACCGCCTGATTCCTGTGGATGTGTACATTTCCGGCTGCCCTCCGCGTCCAGAGGCTCTGATTGAAGGCCTGATGAAGCTGCAGAAGAAGATTGAGGAGGAGCAATCCGCCAAAGGTCTCAAGAGCGATCCTGAGGAGGAGAAAGTACGCGGCCTCTCTATTTAA
- a CDS encoding sugar phosphate isomerase/epimerase family protein — protein MNRRNFLTTSLSSLAAASFPSFLMAGEEEKPLFEISLAEWSLHRTINGGKLDNLDFPKYSKEQFGITAVEYVNGFFFDKAKDMKYLGELKKRSADEGVTNVLIMIDREGHIGAKTSEAIDKTVDRHKKWVEAAKFLGCHSIRVNAHGHGNREEAAKRVTEGLSKLATFAKDFDISICVENHGGLSSDGAWVEGVLKAVNMPNCGSLPDFGNFHQYDRYKGIKELMPFAKGVSAKSRVFNEAGEETQTDYWKAMKIVLDAGYRGHVGIEWEGGKISEQEGIKKTKELLLKVRDKYSADYK, from the coding sequence ATGAACCGCAGAAACTTCTTAACCACATCCCTTAGCTCTCTTGCCGCCGCAAGCTTCCCTAGCTTCCTCATGGCAGGCGAAGAAGAAAAACCACTTTTTGAGATCTCTCTGGCTGAGTGGTCCCTGCACCGCACCATCAACGGCGGCAAGCTCGACAACCTCGATTTCCCGAAATACTCCAAGGAGCAATTTGGCATCACTGCCGTGGAATACGTCAATGGCTTCTTCTTCGACAAGGCCAAGGACATGAAGTACCTCGGCGAGCTCAAGAAGCGCTCCGCTGATGAAGGCGTGACCAACGTACTCATCATGATCGACCGCGAAGGCCACATCGGAGCCAAGACCTCTGAAGCTATCGACAAGACTGTCGACCGCCACAAGAAGTGGGTGGAAGCTGCCAAGTTCCTCGGCTGCCACAGCATCCGCGTAAACGCACACGGCCACGGCAACCGCGAGGAAGCTGCCAAGCGCGTCACCGAAGGCCTCAGCAAGCTTGCTACCTTCGCCAAGGATTTCGATATCAGCATCTGCGTGGAAAACCACGGCGGCCTCTCTTCTGACGGTGCTTGGGTGGAAGGCGTTCTCAAGGCTGTCAACATGCCAAACTGCGGCTCACTCCCAGACTTTGGCAACTTCCACCAGTACGACCGCTACAAGGGCATCAAAGAACTCATGCCATTCGCTAAGGGCGTATCCGCCAAGTCACGCGTCTTCAACGAAGCGGGCGAGGAAACCCAGACCGACTACTGGAAAGCCATGAAGATCGTCCTCGACGCCGGCTACCGCGGCCACGTAGGCATCGAATGGGAAGGCGGCAAGATCTCCGAACAGGAAGGCATCAAAAAGACCAAGGAGCTTCTCCTCAAGGTCCGTGACAAGTACAGCGCTGACTACAAGTAA
- a CDS encoding Dabb family protein, which yields MEHHVYFWLKDEHQNDQDRAAFEASLDQLLKTPNIASGGWGKPSNTPERPVTDKSFDYGLYLRFDSLEKHDAYQVHPEHDVFIDASKHLWAKVLVMDVD from the coding sequence ATGGAACACCATGTCTATTTCTGGCTCAAAGATGAGCACCAAAACGATCAGGATAGAGCTGCCTTTGAGGCTTCTCTGGACCAGCTTCTTAAAACCCCGAATATCGCCAGTGGTGGATGGGGGAAGCCTTCTAATACACCTGAGCGCCCTGTGACCGATAAGAGTTTTGATTACGGTCTGTACCTTCGCTTCGATTCTCTCGAGAAGCATGATGCCTATCAGGTGCATCCTGAGCACGATGTTTTCATTGATGCGAGTAAGCATCTCTGGGCAAAGGTACTGGTGATGGATGTCGATTAA
- a CDS encoding cob(I)yrinic acid a,c-diamide adenosyltransferase, protein MSISTRRGDEGMTDLMFGRRVPKTHPRMATLGAVDELNAALGVVRAGEVPEELREWVDGVQSRLVGLMGVIATHEEDHAKYQEKGYQGITGEDVSWLDDLVQELEQERRNRFRGWSRPGKAGALSGVQLDVARTIGRRAELCSWSVEDEALSVARQFLNRLSDVLWLLAREGEKQG, encoded by the coding sequence ATGAGCATCAGTACGCGAAGGGGCGATGAAGGAATGACCGATCTTATGTTTGGCAGGCGTGTGCCTAAAACGCATCCACGTATGGCCACGCTGGGGGCTGTGGACGAGTTGAACGCGGCTCTGGGTGTCGTGAGGGCCGGTGAGGTGCCCGAGGAGCTCAGAGAGTGGGTGGATGGCGTACAGTCGCGCTTGGTCGGGCTGATGGGAGTCATTGCCACACATGAGGAGGATCACGCCAAGTATCAGGAAAAAGGCTACCAGGGGATCACTGGGGAGGATGTGAGCTGGCTGGATGATCTTGTGCAGGAGCTGGAGCAGGAGCGGCGCAATCGATTCCGCGGCTGGTCCAGGCCGGGTAAGGCCGGAGCGCTGAGTGGTGTGCAGCTGGATGTAGCCCGTACCATCGGGCGCCGTGCAGAACTCTGCAGCTGGAGTGTAGAGGATGAGGCGCTTAGCGTCGCCCGCCAGTTTCTCAACCGCCTCTCCGATGTGCTCTGGTTACTCGCCCGCGAGGGAGAGAAGCAGGGCTAG
- a CDS encoding GxxExxY protein: protein MDFPDKEYPHQALTKQIIGAAMTVHRELKGGLNEKIYENALCIEFEHQNIPFSQQTEFPVHYRGNEVGKLIPDLLVANNVIVEAKSVDGLNGAHYSQILSYLAITGLEVGILINFKNQSLEFKRVSKLNNYPKQ, encoded by the coding sequence ATGGATTTTCCTGACAAAGAATACCCCCATCAAGCCCTGACCAAGCAAATCATCGGTGCTGCCATGACGGTACACCGCGAACTCAAAGGTGGGCTCAACGAGAAAATCTACGAAAACGCACTCTGCATCGAATTCGAACACCAGAACATCCCATTCTCCCAGCAAACCGAGTTCCCCGTCCATTACCGTGGGAATGAAGTTGGCAAATTAATCCCTGACCTACTTGTCGCCAACAACGTCATCGTTGAAGCCAAGTCTGTAGACGGCCTGAATGGGGCTCATTACTCTCAAATCTTAAGCTATCTGGCTATCACAGGACTTGAAGTCGGAATTCTCATCAATTTCAAAAATCAATCCCTGGAGTTTAAAAGAGTCTCCAAACTGAACAATTACCCGAAACAATAA
- a CDS encoding rhomboid family intramembrane serine protease produces MIDKNVRTVGFYTLEKKRAWWRKVTLPKPGFDVITLTCVALLLIHFVIELKGGALYWRPLYFSLGLSHEGIMAGKVWQLFSYALLHGNWPHVLANVLMLWLIGGRVQAIIGQKKLALTLLAGVFLGGVFHLMADLMTGPEGWRLLVGASGAVIALLLLLTSLSPDSKMFPIPVSSRNLGLGVMMASLLLALMRPSMGVPGLSQAGLWISSLGFESMLSQVAHACHFGGGVAGLLMARVVYGRKVTLEYLQKQRRKREGN; encoded by the coding sequence GTGATCGACAAGAATGTACGTACAGTAGGGTTTTACACCCTGGAGAAAAAGCGTGCTTGGTGGCGTAAGGTTACGCTGCCTAAGCCGGGCTTTGACGTGATCACCCTGACTTGTGTAGCGCTCTTGTTGATTCATTTCGTGATCGAGCTAAAGGGGGGCGCGCTTTACTGGCGGCCGCTTTATTTTTCACTGGGCTTGTCTCATGAGGGGATCATGGCGGGTAAAGTCTGGCAATTATTCAGCTACGCCCTGTTGCACGGGAACTGGCCGCACGTGCTGGCCAATGTCTTGATGCTCTGGCTGATCGGAGGAAGGGTGCAGGCGATCATCGGGCAAAAGAAACTGGCACTGACTCTGCTGGCTGGTGTGTTTTTGGGCGGCGTGTTTCATTTGATGGCAGACCTCATGACCGGGCCTGAGGGCTGGCGTCTCTTGGTAGGGGCTTCTGGAGCGGTGATAGCTCTTTTGCTCCTGCTGACGAGTCTCTCGCCTGACTCGAAAATGTTCCCGATCCCAGTGAGTAGCCGTAATCTGGGACTAGGGGTGATGATGGCTTCTTTGCTCTTGGCTTTGATGAGGCCAAGTATGGGGGTGCCAGGTCTTTCTCAGGCGGGTCTGTGGATCAGTAGCTTGGGCTTTGAATCCATGCTCTCTCAGGTAGCGCATGCCTGTCACTTTGGAGGTGGAGTCGCCGGTTTGTTGATGGCCCGTGTCGTCTATGGGCGGAAGGTCACCTTGGAGTATCTTCAGAAACAGCGGAGAAAGCGGGAGGGGAACTAA
- a CDS encoding NADH-quinone oxidoreductase subunit C yields MSEHVSRIESKFGDQVIGSKEFRGEHTVIVALDALHEVLAFCRDELGYNFLIDISSVDHETVHPRFEMVYELAYVDNSHHLRVKAPVAEDEQVESVVDLWKTADWHEREVYDMMGIKFLNHPNLKRILMWEGYPYFPLRKEFPLAGKPTEMPDVATTGVAPMEGGPFVTSSCAKSTVAGEPRAKGES; encoded by the coding sequence ATGAGCGAGCACGTTTCCCGTATTGAATCCAAGTTTGGCGACCAAGTCATTGGCAGCAAAGAATTTCGTGGCGAACACACCGTCATCGTAGCCCTGGATGCTCTGCACGAGGTGCTGGCATTCTGCCGTGATGAACTGGGCTACAACTTCCTGATCGATATCAGCAGTGTGGATCATGAGACTGTGCATCCACGCTTTGAGATGGTCTATGAGCTCGCTTACGTGGACAATAGTCATCACCTGCGTGTCAAAGCTCCCGTGGCCGAGGACGAGCAGGTAGAGAGTGTGGTCGATCTCTGGAAGACCGCCGACTGGCACGAGCGCGAGGTCTATGACATGATGGGAATCAAGTTTTTGAATCACCCGAACCTTAAGCGCATCCTGATGTGGGAGGGCTATCCTTACTTTCCACTGCGCAAAGAGTTTCCGCTGGCAGGCAAGCCTACCGAAATGCCGGATGTGGCGACCACGGGTGTAGCCCCTATGGAGGGCGGACCATTCGTAACCAGCTCCTGTGCGAAGTCTACGGTGGCTGGTGAGCCCCGCGCCAAAGGGGAAAGCTAA
- a CDS encoding TIGR02597 family protein has product MKKTILTLSSVLGLTFMAHGQATTAAVGYNTVTCLPNSDTIVSVPFLNTTDSISTTVSGSPSGSGSSATFTMANVSGLTTDQYSNLYYVRFTSGQLEGEIYQITGNTATTVTIDTLDASGATRTMIEDGNKFTIYKFWTLGTLFPPSTQATLVPAPSVFAGTANSSIQLPDFDAIGTNKNPKRKFYIFNDQWNEVGKSGSANDTILWPDRHFIIRHTAGVTNPTTYRPTGTVMFGDSVIPLSVNDTSSQDNFVAIPRPIDVKIKDLGFITSGAEKNFEPRDSGFDGIFDQIFVFDNSDPNTQNRNPESRYYFDGPTQTWKKFVSSGDSGDVGDEVISPSQGIVIRKAKGTNGVVFWTNPSTYNN; this is encoded by the coding sequence ATGAAAAAAACTATCCTAACCCTTAGCTCCGTGCTTGGCCTGACATTCATGGCCCACGGCCAGGCGACCACCGCAGCAGTAGGTTACAACACCGTTACCTGCCTTCCAAACTCGGACACGATTGTCTCAGTTCCTTTCCTAAACACCACAGACAGTATCAGCACGACTGTTTCTGGAAGTCCTTCAGGCAGTGGAAGTAGCGCCACATTCACGATGGCCAACGTTTCCGGCCTCACCACCGACCAATACTCTAATTTGTACTATGTCCGCTTCACCAGCGGCCAACTCGAAGGCGAAATTTACCAAATCACCGGAAATACTGCCACTACCGTCACTATAGATACCCTCGACGCCTCTGGTGCCACCCGCACCATGATCGAAGATGGCAACAAGTTCACCATCTATAAATTCTGGACTCTAGGCACCCTCTTTCCTCCAAGTACACAGGCTACACTAGTACCTGCTCCAAGTGTCTTTGCTGGAACCGCAAACTCCTCAATCCAACTACCTGACTTCGACGCAATCGGAACAAACAAAAACCCCAAACGCAAATTCTACATCTTCAACGATCAATGGAATGAGGTAGGCAAAAGTGGATCAGCAAATGATACAATATTGTGGCCTGACAGACATTTCATCATCCGTCACACAGCAGGTGTTACCAACCCTACAACATATCGCCCAACAGGGACAGTAATGTTTGGAGACAGCGTGATACCATTGTCTGTAAATGACACCTCCTCACAGGACAACTTTGTTGCAATTCCGAGACCTATTGATGTCAAAATCAAAGATCTAGGATTCATAACTAGTGGGGCTGAAAAGAATTTTGAACCCAGGGACTCCGGCTTTGATGGTATTTTTGATCAGATATTTGTCTTCGACAACAGTGATCCAAATACTCAAAACAGGAACCCAGAGTCCAGATACTACTTTGATGGACCAACTCAGACTTGGAAAAAATTTGTATCGAGTGGTGACTCTGGCGATGTCGGAGATGAAGTGATCAGCCCATCTCAAGGCATCGTAATCCGCAAAGCCAAAGGCACCAATGGCGTCGTATTCTGGACAAACCCATCAACATACAACAATTAA
- the sufB gene encoding Fe-S cluster assembly protein SufB, with protein sequence MDLQDNTATIDQETHEAISIDRAKGDFRFPERHKYDAGYGLNAKTIDYISDVKKEKDWIRAFRHKALDVFESKPMPTHWATDDLNNIDFDKIRYYLSDGERPKRSWDDVPDDVKETFERLGIPEQERAFLAGVEAQFDSEAAYSNVKEELEKEGVIFVNSTEGLREHEEIFRPWFGKVIPTGDNKFSALNSAVFSGGSFIYVPKGVKVKQPLQAYFRINSENFGQFERTLIIADEGSEVMYMEGCTAPQFETSTLHSAVVELVAMKGAKIQYVTVQNWSSNVFNLVTKRGLAHEDAEIRWIDCNIGSRLTMKYPGVVMKGEGARGEVVSIALANNGQHQDTGAKMIHAADNTTSNVVSKSISVGEGISTYRGQVHIPKHLKGCKNNTECDALLINSNSRTDTYPAITVRGNQHVTQHEASVSQVSEEMLFYMQQRGISEAAAMSLAVNGFVNDLVSQFPMEYSVELKRLIDLEMEGSVG encoded by the coding sequence ATGGATCTCCAAGACAACACAGCCACTATCGACCAGGAAACCCACGAGGCGATCTCCATCGACCGCGCCAAGGGTGACTTCCGCTTCCCTGAGCGGCACAAGTACGATGCCGGCTATGGTCTGAACGCCAAGACCATCGACTACATTTCAGACGTTAAGAAGGAAAAGGACTGGATCCGCGCGTTCCGCCACAAGGCACTCGACGTGTTTGAATCCAAGCCGATGCCTACTCACTGGGCTACCGACGACCTCAACAACATCGATTTCGACAAAATCCGCTACTACCTCTCCGACGGTGAGCGCCCGAAACGCAGCTGGGACGATGTACCTGACGACGTGAAGGAAACCTTCGAACGCCTCGGCATCCCTGAGCAGGAGCGTGCTTTCCTCGCTGGCGTAGAAGCCCAGTTCGACTCAGAGGCTGCCTACTCCAACGTGAAGGAAGAGCTCGAGAAGGAAGGCGTCATCTTCGTAAACTCCACCGAAGGCCTCCGCGAGCACGAGGAAATCTTCCGCCCATGGTTTGGCAAGGTCATTCCGACCGGTGACAACAAGTTCTCCGCACTGAACTCCGCAGTATTCTCCGGCGGCTCCTTCATCTACGTACCTAAGGGCGTGAAAGTGAAGCAGCCCCTACAGGCCTACTTCCGTATCAACTCCGAGAACTTCGGTCAGTTCGAGCGTACTCTCATCATTGCCGACGAAGGTTCCGAGGTCATGTACATGGAAGGCTGCACCGCACCTCAGTTCGAGACCTCTACCCTGCACTCCGCTGTCGTGGAACTCGTCGCCATGAAAGGCGCCAAGATCCAGTACGTGACCGTACAGAACTGGTCCTCCAACGTGTTTAACCTCGTGACCAAGCGTGGTCTTGCCCATGAAGACGCAGAGATCCGCTGGATCGACTGTAACATCGGCTCCCGCCTGACCATGAAGTACCCAGGCGTCGTCATGAAGGGCGAAGGTGCTCGCGGCGAAGTGGTTTCCATCGCTCTCGCGAACAACGGCCAGCACCAGGACACCGGCGCCAAGATGATCCACGCGGCGGACAACACCACCTCCAACGTGGTATCCAAGTCCATCTCCGTGGGTGAAGGCATCTCCACCTACCGTGGACAAGTTCACATTCCCAAGCACCTCAAAGGCTGCAAGAACAACACCGAGTGTGACGCCCTGCTTATCAACAGCAACTCCCGTACCGATACCTACCCAGCCATCACCGTCCGCGGTAACCAGCACGTTACCCAGCACGAGGCCTCCGTATCCCAGGTATCCGAGGAAATGCTCTTCTACATGCAGCAGCGCGGCATCTCTGAGGCGGCAGCCATGTCCCTCGCCGTGAACGGCTTCGTCAACGACCTCGTATCCCAGTTCCCTATGGAATACTCCGTCGAACTCAAGCGCCTCATCGACCTCGAAATGGAAGGCTCAGTCGGCTAG
- a CDS encoding PEP-CTERM sorting domain-containing protein (PEP-CTERM proteins occur, often in large numbers, in the proteomes of bacteria that also encode an exosortase, a predicted intramembrane cysteine proteinase. The presence of a PEP-CTERM domain at a protein's C-terminus predicts cleavage within the sorting domain, followed by covalent anchoring to some some component of the (usually Gram-negative) cell surface. Many PEP-CTERM proteins exhibit an unusual sequence composition that includes large numbers of potential glycosylation sites. Expression of one such protein has been shown restore the ability of a bacterium to form floc, a type of biofilm.), with amino-acid sequence MKKRKAWILACSTILTTTCLSDAATTFLGSIDSDFSNAGNWDNGTPTGSNNGTIENGNTADLGSAYSIGTGRLDVGANGTSGTLNINNGGTLSTANGTPGIFVGSGAGSVGTINVNSGGTLSVLGAGADLFLGDSSGGQGFVNVSTGGTLDARKALEIINGKLFFEAGSAYAANRPQDELVVDNNGILGFATSGTSITTIASTLNALELGSTSTLHMELGGAYNVGDTWTIITGIDAFTGVSGGDGTGVFGNVLDPNNSGHQFTVHYGTGLAASGEVVVELVAVPEPSSSALIGLGGIAMILRRRR; translated from the coding sequence ATGAAAAAACGAAAAGCATGGATTCTAGCCTGCTCGACTATCCTCACTACCACTTGCCTATCAGACGCCGCGACTACTTTCCTCGGCAGCATAGACTCAGACTTCAGTAATGCAGGAAACTGGGACAACGGCACCCCGACTGGCTCCAACAACGGCACCATCGAAAATGGTAACACCGCGGATCTCGGCAGCGCATACAGTATCGGGACCGGAAGGCTAGATGTCGGTGCCAACGGCACCTCTGGCACACTCAACATTAATAATGGAGGCACACTTTCTACCGCCAATGGCACGCCTGGCATCTTCGTTGGCTCTGGGGCAGGATCCGTGGGCACCATTAATGTGAACAGTGGCGGCACACTATCCGTGCTCGGTGCTGGCGCCGACCTCTTTCTAGGCGATAGCAGCGGCGGACAGGGCTTCGTCAATGTGAGCACTGGTGGCACACTAGACGCGCGTAAGGCACTTGAGATCATCAATGGTAAACTCTTCTTCGAAGCTGGATCCGCCTATGCTGCAAACAGACCACAAGACGAACTCGTTGTAGACAATAACGGCATCTTAGGATTTGCCACAAGCGGCACCAGCATTACCACGATCGCCAGCACACTTAACGCTCTCGAGCTGGGCTCCACTTCTACCCTGCACATGGAACTGGGCGGCGCCTACAATGTTGGCGACACCTGGACTATCATCACTGGTATCGATGCCTTCACGGGAGTCAGCGGCGGCGACGGCACCGGAGTATTCGGCAATGTGCTCGACCCCAACAATAGCGGTCATCAATTCACCGTCCATTATGGCACTGGCCTAGCCGCTTCAGGAGAGGTCGTTGTGGAACTCGTGGCCGTTCCAGAACCTAGCTCATCCGCCCTGATTGGACTTGGCGGCATCGCCATGATCCTGAGAAGACGCCGTTAA